The sequence TATTATTCCGATCGCTCCTTTGCCTATGATATTGTAAAAGAATCTATTGTATCGATTCTTCAACAAGAGACCGGACGGGTACATGCCGCTAACACTGTTATTCAATTAGAACAGCAATTAAATGGTGCAGAAGATTGGTCGATCAATGAAGTGATAGCCAAGTCGAAACAAATACAAACAACAGAAAATTTGCTGATCCATCAATTTCAATACCAAGGAGAGAAAGCGGCCGCAGACAATAGCAGAAGGTCATTAAACCCTTGGATGATCTGGGCTTTTTCAACCATGTTGATTACCATTTTTGTTTTCGACTGGATAATCAAAGAGCGTCAGCAAAATGTGCGTGTTCGCTTTCAGTTTATGAAGGTTTCCTATCCGGCATATATATTATATAACGTATTCGTATACCTGATTTTATTTCTTATCACGGATGGGGTAACGGCTATTGTACTGTCCTTACAATATGGAGCAGAGATTTCCCTAATTACGTTGCTGACATTCAGATTGACAATCTGTTTCGTTGCCTTTTTGTTTGTAACCGTTTGGAAAAACGTCTATTTCATGTATGT is a genomic window of Gracilibacillus salinarum containing:
- a CDS encoding ABC transporter permease; translation: MKDILYTRWLLVKKQSFSLCIWLFLPLLITIAILSVTESVQEDFTVPIGIVLEEETNSSLALYNELNNTSLVTATVMSERKALRQLERHELDSVFVIKEGYQNALQEGNRNNLLEGYYSDRSFAYDIVKESIVSILQQETGRVHAANTVIQLEQQLNGAEDWSINEVIAKSKQIQTTENLLIHQFQYQGEKAAADNSRRSLNPWMIWAFSTMLITIFVFDWIIKERQQNVRVRFQFMKVSYPAYILYNVFVYLILFLITDGVTAIVLSLQYGAEISLITLLTFRLTICFVAFLFVTVWKNVYFMYVAAITWIIVLIAISNIPWIGNLHIWLSFLNPLDRFLSGEWTIGWFVVCLIGIVIWFKREEKNNA